In Gadus macrocephalus chromosome 11, ASM3116895v1, a single genomic region encodes these proteins:
- the LOC132468356 gene encoding uncharacterized protein LOC132468356 gives MNIISQADVLCSHLNNCYVIYRCSNAKKGPHAAYNAYKQFVQIDTTALFLAAAMEHFHLDDVTATPDGLVPDHIQQGSAEQKRTWLHDSVAEVVDKFLMSTDIADLTAGVTEAATAQRTEKEKLPCREPGCKKVFIYRKARETHEEKVHSFVVASMPVVEPASSGLIDHKKQHTEARLSFGFLLFDMLDAVKEGDGERLIRLYKVALLIYKAYGHTNYACSTFLLTVQVNATMSTRVKHDVTWNRFWNSSGGKGKNVPLDLHLKHLNNFLKLFLRNKGTNLAEKTADRVSRSVGLLKTLMDTTDGELQLSRPSGIHHAADLKNNILMVLQVLRNTEVFNQQPGRHFSAFPKFNRNILSKLNYNDVWRWMRCRLKDWRAVVL, from the exons ATGAATATAATTTCACAAGCAGATGTTTTATGCAGCCATTTAAATAACTGCTATGTGATTTACAGGTGCAGCAATGCGAAGAAAGGCCCACATGCTGCGTACAACGCTTACAAACAGTTTGTGCAGATTGACACGACAGCACTTTTCCTTGCGGCAGCAATGGAACATTTTCATTTGGATGATGTCACAG CTACTCCAGACGGCTTAGTACCAGACCACATCCAGCAAGGCTCTGCAGAACAGAAGAGGACCTGGCTCCATGACTCTGTGGCAGAGGTCGTTGACAAGTTTTTAATGTCTACAGACATTGCTGACCTGACAGCTGGCGTTACTGAAGCGGCAACAGCCCAACGCACTGAGAAGGAGAAGCTCCCTTGTCGTGAGCCAGGTTGCAAGAAAGTTTTCATTTATCGAAAAGCCAGAGAGACCCACGAAGAGAAAGTCCACAGTTTTGTGGTGGCATCTATGCCAGTTGTTGAGCCGGCTTCCTCTGGTCTGATTGACCACAAAAAACAGCATACTGAGGCCAGGCTTAGCTTTGGATTTCTGCTATTCGATATGTTGGATGCAGTgaaagagggagatggggagcgCTTGATAAGGCTGTACAAGGTGGCACTACTGATTTACAAGGCTTACGGGCACACTAATTATGCCTGCAGCACTTTCCTCTTGACTGTACAAGTCAATGCAACAATGTCCACTAGGGTTAAACATGATGTAACCTGGAACCGATTCTGGAATAGTAGCGGCGGGAAAGGGAAAAATGTTCCTCTTGATCTGCACCTCAAGCACCTCAACAACTTCCTGAAATTGTTTTTGAGGAATAAAGGCACCAACCTTGCAGAGAAAACAGCTGACAGGGTCAGCAGGTCTGTTGGTTTATTAAAAACCCTGATGGATACAACAGACGGAGAGCTGCAGCTATCCCGGCCTAGTGGCATCCACCATGCAGCAGatctaaaaaacaacattttaatGGTGCTTCAGGTATTAAGGAACACTGAGGTTTTCAACCAGCAACCGGGAAGACACTTCTCTGCATTCCCTAAATTTAACAGAAACATTCTGTCCAAGCTAAACTATAATGACGTGTGGCGATGGATGCGTTGCAGGCTGAAAGACTGGAGGGCTGTTGTTCTTTAA